One segment of Brassica napus cultivar Da-Ae chromosome C3, Da-Ae, whole genome shotgun sequence DNA contains the following:
- the LOC106389116 gene encoding WPP domain-interacting protein 3 isoform X2, translating into MNHSVPESVEGIGSPQRSNSVDSLKAETPTRKGFGLKKWRRIKRDGPVKAEATTTPADDEGSKLLKRGLTGLVNPPLKHVDLSSVEARQSSEGSVGSVNMAVHHHHHLQGVANGFSPDPSFMFSVGQGFEKSEEGSGNSVAAKNVVGGKIVSGSEGKIWRDTIKNASQKPCSSMDSDLRSSDFVFSSGAVSAANNHGGNDERKEVQTHSRSENGEQDEDEDGDGECKEENHYWADKDQIADSIRNLAALHDALWKELKSFQELGKESLPLPSDKPRNENCREEKSTSSGSQVLILKQKVKHLQHKLEEARADLNEKEARIQELEYSKIESELEGVFRRRMEAEIKHLVLTRSLSSSLQVLEEQPSKVLSLTEDPEPNRGNLLGKTCKSSFYFLTQLILLVFILRLLVLQCSPASRLVIPT; encoded by the exons ATGAATCATTCAGTCCCTGAATCTGTGGAAGGTATTGGATCACCTCAACGATCCAACAGCGTTGATAGTTTAAAGGCTGAAACACCGACGAGAAAAGGATTCGGTTTGAAGAAATGGAGAAGGATCAAAAGAGATGGTCCTGTGAAGGCCGAGGCTACTACTACACCTGCTGATGATGAAGGTAGTAAATTGCTGAAGCGTGGGTTGACTGGTTTGGTGAATCCTCCTTTGAAACATGTGGACTTGTCTTCTGTTGAAGCGAGGCAGAGTAGTGAAGGCTCTGTTGGATCTGTGAATATGGCtgtgcatcatcatcatcatcttcaaggtGTGGCAAATGGGTTTAGTCCAGATCCGAGTTTTATGTTTAGTGTAGGCCAAGGTTTTGAGAAGAGTGAAGAGGGTAGCGGTAACTCCGTAGCTGCAAAGAATGTTGTAGGAGGGAAGATTGTTTCAGGTAGTGAAGGGAAGATCTGGAGGGATACCATCAAGAATGCAAGCCAGAAGCCTTGTTCAAGCATGGATTCTGACTTGAGAAGTAGTGATTTTGTGTTCTCGAGTGGTGCAGTTTCTGCTGCGAATAACCACGGAGGGAATGATGAGAGGAAGGAAGTCCAAACACATAGCAGAAGCGAGAACGGGGaacaagatgaagatgaagatggagaTGGTGAGTGTAAGGAGGAAAACCATTACTGGGCAGACAAGGATCAAATTGCAGATTCTATCAGAAACCTTGCAGCTTTGCATGATGCTCTTTGGAAAG AGCTTAAAAGCTTCCAGGAGCTTGGTAAGGAATCTCTACCATTACCTTCGGACAAGCCAAGAAACGAAAATTGTAGAGAAGAGAAGTCAACCTCCTCAGGATCACAGGTACTGATCTTGAAGCAGAAGGTAAAACATCTCCAACACAAACTCGAGGAAGCCAGAGCTGATCTCAACGAAAAGGAAGCGAGGATCCAAGAACTTGAATACTCAAAGATTGAATCTGAGCTTGAAGGCGTTTTCCGGAGAAGGATGGAAGCTGAAATTAAGCACTTGGTGCTCACAAGATCTCTGAGTTCATCACTACAAGTACTCGAAGAACAACCGAGCAAGGTGCTTTCTCTGACAGAAGATCCTGAACCAAACCGTGGAAACCTCTTGGGGAAAACATGCAAGTCAAGTTTCTATTTCTTGACACAGTTGATCTTGCTCGTCTTCATACTTCGTTTACTGGTCCTCCAATGCTCTCCTGCTTCACGTTTAGTTATACCAACTTGA
- the LOC106389116 gene encoding WPP domain-interacting protein 3 isoform X1 → MPLGMNHSVPESVEGIGSPQRSNSVDSLKAETPTRKGFGLKKWRRIKRDGPVKAEATTTPADDEGSKLLKRGLTGLVNPPLKHVDLSSVEARQSSEGSVGSVNMAVHHHHHLQGVANGFSPDPSFMFSVGQGFEKSEEGSGNSVAAKNVVGGKIVSGSEGKIWRDTIKNASQKPCSSMDSDLRSSDFVFSSGAVSAANNHGGNDERKEVQTHSRSENGEQDEDEDGDGECKEENHYWADKDQIADSIRNLAALHDALWKELKSFQELGKESLPLPSDKPRNENCREEKSTSSGSQVLILKQKVKHLQHKLEEARADLNEKEARIQELEYSKIESELEGVFRRRMEAEIKHLVLTRSLSSSLQVLEEQPSKVLSLTEDPEPNRGNLLGKTCKSSFYFLTQLILLVFILRLLVLQCSPASRLVIPT, encoded by the exons ATGCCTTTAGGAATGAATCATTCAGTCCCTGAATCTGTGGAAGGTATTGGATCACCTCAACGATCCAACAGCGTTGATAGTTTAAAGGCTGAAACACCGACGAGAAAAGGATTCGGTTTGAAGAAATGGAGAAGGATCAAAAGAGATGGTCCTGTGAAGGCCGAGGCTACTACTACACCTGCTGATGATGAAGGTAGTAAATTGCTGAAGCGTGGGTTGACTGGTTTGGTGAATCCTCCTTTGAAACATGTGGACTTGTCTTCTGTTGAAGCGAGGCAGAGTAGTGAAGGCTCTGTTGGATCTGTGAATATGGCtgtgcatcatcatcatcatcttcaaggtGTGGCAAATGGGTTTAGTCCAGATCCGAGTTTTATGTTTAGTGTAGGCCAAGGTTTTGAGAAGAGTGAAGAGGGTAGCGGTAACTCCGTAGCTGCAAAGAATGTTGTAGGAGGGAAGATTGTTTCAGGTAGTGAAGGGAAGATCTGGAGGGATACCATCAAGAATGCAAGCCAGAAGCCTTGTTCAAGCATGGATTCTGACTTGAGAAGTAGTGATTTTGTGTTCTCGAGTGGTGCAGTTTCTGCTGCGAATAACCACGGAGGGAATGATGAGAGGAAGGAAGTCCAAACACATAGCAGAAGCGAGAACGGGGaacaagatgaagatgaagatggagaTGGTGAGTGTAAGGAGGAAAACCATTACTGGGCAGACAAGGATCAAATTGCAGATTCTATCAGAAACCTTGCAGCTTTGCATGATGCTCTTTGGAAAG AGCTTAAAAGCTTCCAGGAGCTTGGTAAGGAATCTCTACCATTACCTTCGGACAAGCCAAGAAACGAAAATTGTAGAGAAGAGAAGTCAACCTCCTCAGGATCACAGGTACTGATCTTGAAGCAGAAGGTAAAACATCTCCAACACAAACTCGAGGAAGCCAGAGCTGATCTCAACGAAAAGGAAGCGAGGATCCAAGAACTTGAATACTCAAAGATTGAATCTGAGCTTGAAGGCGTTTTCCGGAGAAGGATGGAAGCTGAAATTAAGCACTTGGTGCTCACAAGATCTCTGAGTTCATCACTACAAGTACTCGAAGAACAACCGAGCAAGGTGCTTTCTCTGACAGAAGATCCTGAACCAAACCGTGGAAACCTCTTGGGGAAAACATGCAAGTCAAGTTTCTATTTCTTGACACAGTTGATCTTGCTCGTCTTCATACTTCGTTTACTGGTCCTCCAATGCTCTCCTGCTTCACGTTTAGTTATACCAACTTGA
- the LOC106386012 gene encoding L-ascorbate oxidase homolog precursor (The RefSeq protein has 1 substitution compared to this genomic sequence) has product MRGVKLLAACLYLAAAATVVVRAEDPYFHHVWNVTYGTASPLGVPQQVILINGQFPGPNINSTSNNNVIINVFNNLDEPFLLTWNGIQHRKNCWQDGTQGTMCPIMPGTNYTYHFQPKDQIGSYFYYPTTGMHRAAGGYGGLRVNSRLLIPVPYADPEDDYTVLIGDWFTKSHTQVKKFLDGGRTIGRPDGIVINGKAGKGDGSDAPLFTLKPGKTYRVRICNVGIKTSLNFRIQNHKMKLVEMEGSHVLQNDYDSLDVHVGQCYGTIVSANQEPKDYYMVASSRFLKKVITTTGLLRYEGGKGPASSQLPAGPVGWAWSLNQFRSFRWNLTASAARPNPQGSYHYGKINITRTIKLVNTQGKIDGKLRYALNGVSHTEPETPLKLAEYFGITDKVFKYDIITDDPTPEQIKNIKIEPNVLNITHRTFVEVVFENHEKSVQSWHLDGYSFFAVAVEPGTWTPEKRKNYNLLDAVSRHTVQVYPKCWAAILLTFDNCGMWNIRSENSERRYLGQQLYASILSPEKSLRDEYNMPETSLQCGLVKNTPKPVNPYAGA; this is encoded by the exons ATGCGAGGGGTTAAACTCTTAGCCGCGTGTCTCTACTTGGCCGCAGCTGCAACGGTGGTGGTCCGAGCAGAAGACCCTTACTTCCACCATGTATGGAACGTGACCTATGGAACCGCCTCTCCTCTAGGCGTTCCACAACAAGTCATTCTAATCAACGGCCAGTTCCCTGGTCCTAACATCAACTCTACCTCCAACAACAATGTCATCATCAATGTCTTCAATAACCTAGACGAACCCTTCCTCCTCACTTG GAATGGGATCCAACACAGGAAGAACTGTTGGCAAGATGGGACACAAGGGACTATGTGTCCGATCATGCCCGGCACCAACTACACATACcatttccagcctaaggatcaGATCGGAAGCTATTTCTATTACCCGACCACTGGTATGCACCGTGCTGCTGGTGGATACGGTGGTCTCCGTGTCAACAGCCGTCTCCTCATCCCAGTCCCTTATGCTGATCCAGAAGATGACTACACTGTCCTCATCGGTGACTGGTTCACTAAGAGCCACACTCAGGTAAAGAAATTCCTTGACGGTGGTCGTACTATTGGTCGTCCAGACGGTATTGTCATCAACGGAAAGTCCGGGAAAGGCGATGGATCAGACGCACCACTCTTCACCTTGAAACCTGGAAAGACTTACAGGGTTAGGATCTGTAACGTGGGTATCAAGACATCTCTCAACTTTAGGATTCAGAATCACAAAATGAAGCTCGTTGAAATGGAAGGATCTCACGTTCTTCAAAACGATTACGACTCTTTGGACGTTCACGTTGGCCAGTGCTATGGTACCATCGTTTCTGCTAATCAAGAACCTAAAGATTACTACATGGTTGCTTCCTCTAGGTTCTTGAAGAAGGTTATTACAACAACGGGACTTCTCCGCTACGAAGGAGGCAAAGGACCCGCCTCTTCACAGCTTCCAGCTGGTCCTGTTGGATGGGCTTGGTCGTTGAACCAGTTCCGATCATTCAGGTGGAACTTGACCGCAAGTGCAGCTAGGCCTAACCCTCAGGGATCCTACCACTATGGAAAGATCAACATCACACGCACAATCAAGCTCGTGAACACTCAGGGAAAAATCGATGGTAAGCTTAGGTACGCATTGAACGGAGTCTCCCACACAGAGCCCGAAACTCCGTTGAAGCTCGCCGAGTACTTTGGTATTACCGACAAGGTCTTTAAGTACGATATCATCACCGATGACCCGACCCCGGAACAGATCAAGAACATCAAGATCGAGCCAAACGTTCTTAACATCACTCACCGTACCTTCGTTGAGGTGGTGTTCGAGAATCACGAGAAGAGTGTTCAGTCTTGGCACTTGGATGGTTACTCTTTCTTCGCCGTCGC tGTTGAGCCAGGGACTTGGACTccagagaagagaaagaactACAACCTCTTGGACGCAGTGAGCAGACACACAGTCCAAGTCTACCCGAAGTGTTGGGCAGCGATCTTGCTCACATTTGATAACTGTGGAATGTGGAACATTCGATCTGAGAACAGCGAGAGGCGTTACTTAGGACAGCAGCTTTACGCTAGTATCTTGTCTCCAGAGAAATCACTTAGAGATGAATACAACATGCCTGAGACAAGCCTCCAATGTGGTCTCGTCAAAAACACACCTAAACCTGTCAACCCTTACGCTGGAGCCTAA
- the LOC106389117 gene encoding L-ascorbate oxidase homolog, producing MQGGKLLTVFVCLVSTVALVNAGDPYFYYTWNVTYGTASPLGIPQQVILINGQFPGPNLNSTSNNNVVINVFNNLDEPFLLTWSGLQHRKNSWQDGVTGTSCPIPAGTNFTYHFQPKDQIGSYFYYPSTALHRFSGGFGGLRVNSRLLIPVPYADPEDDYTVLINDWYTKSHTALKNFLDSGRTLGSPDGVLINGKSGKVGGQDKPLFTMKPGKTYKYRICNVGFKSTLNFRIQGHKMKLVEMEGSHVLQNDYDSLDVHVGQCFAVLVTADQAAKNYYMVASTRFLKKEVSTVGVMSYEGSNVQPSSELPKAPVGWAWSLNQYRSFRWNLTASAARPNPQGSYHYGKINITRTIKLANTKSVVNGKVRFGFNGVSHVDTETPLKLAEYFEMSEKVFKYNVIEDEPAAKVTTLTVEPNVLNITFRTFVEIVFENHEKSMQSFHLDGYSFFAVASEPGKWTPEKRKNYNLLDAVSRHTVQVYPKSWSAILLTFDNAGMWNIRSENWERRYLGQQLYVSVLSPEKSLRDEYNIPLNTNLCGIVKGLPLPTPYTI from the exons ATGCAGGGTGGTAAGCTTTTAACGGTGTTTGTGTGCCTTGTCTCGACGGTGGCGCTGGTGAACGCCGGCGATCCTTACTTCTACTACACGTGGAACGTGACGTACGGAACCGCCTCGCCTCTCGGAATCCCTCAACAGGTGATTCTCATCAACGGACAGTTCCCTGGTCCTAACCTAAACTCTACATCTAACAACAATGTCGTCATCAATGTCTTTAACAACCTTGACGAGCCTTTCCTCTTGACCTG GAGTGGTCTCCAGCACAGGAAGAACTCATGGCAAGATGGTGTGACTGGGACCTCATGCCCAATCCCAGCTGGCACCAACTTCACTTACCACTTCCAGCCAAAGGACCAAATCGGTAGTTACTTCTACTACCCATCCACCGCTCTTCACCGTTTCTCCGGTGGTTTCGGTGGCCTCCGTGTCAACAGCCGTCTCCTCATCCCCGTCCCTTACGCTGACCCCGAAGACGACTACACCGTCCTCATCAACGACTGGTACACCAAGAGCCACACCGCTCTCAAGAACTTCCTCGACAGTGGCCGTACTCTTGGCTCCCCTGACGGCGTTCTCATCAACGGTAAGTCCGGCAAAGTCGGAGGACAGGACAAGCCACTCTTCACCATGAAGCCAGGAAAGACTTACAAGTACAGAATCTGTAACGTTGGATTCAAGTCCACTCTTAACTTCAGGATCCAAGGACACAAGATGAAGCTTGTTGAGATGGAAGGCTCCCACGTTCTCCAAAACGACTACGACTCACTAGACGTCCACGTCGGACAGTGCTTTGCTGTTCTTGTCACCGCTGACCAAGCGGCTAAGAACTACTACATGGTTGCATCCACTAGGTTCCTCAAGAAGGAAGTGAGCACTGTTGGTGTGATGAGCTACGAGGGAAGCAATGTTCAGCCTTCAAGTGAACTCCCCAAGGCTCCAGTGGGCTGGGCTTGGTCTCTTAACCAGTACAGATCCTTCAGGTGGAACTTAACCGCAAGCGCGGCTAGACCTAACCCGCAAGGATCTTACCATTACGGAAAGATCAACATCACACGTACCATCAAGCTAGCCAACACCAAGAGTGTGGTGAACGGAAAGGTCAGGTTCGGGTTCAACGGTGTATCACACGTTGACACCgagactcccttgaagcttGCTGAGTACTTTGAGATGTCCGAGAAGGTCTTTAAATACAATGTCATCGAGGATGAGCCAGCAGCCAAGGTCACAACACTAACTGTTGAGCCTAATGTCCTCAACATCACTTTCCGTACCTTTGTCGAAATTGTCTTCGAGAACCACGAGAAGAGCATGCAGTCCTTCCATTTGGATGGTTACTCCTTCTTCGCCGTCGC TTCGGAGCCAGGAAAATGGACACCAGAGAAGAGGAAGAACTACAACTTGCTCGATGCGGTCAGCAGACACACCGTGCAAGTGTACCCCAAGTCGTGGTCAGCTATCCTCTTGACATTCGACAACGCCGGTATGTGGAACATCAGATCAGAGAACTGGGAGAGAAGATACTTGGGACAGCAACTGTACGTCAGTGTTCTATCACCTGAAAAATCGCTAAGAGACGAGTACAACATCCCACTCAACACCAACCTTTGCGGCATCGTCAAGGGCTTGCCCTTACCTACACCCTACACTATTTAA